From a single Staphylococcus epidermidis genomic region:
- a CDS encoding YSIRK signal domain/LPXTG anchor domain surface protein, giving the protein MNLFRKQKFSIRKFNIGIFSALIATVAFLAHPGQATASELEPSQNNDTTAQSDGGLENTSQSNPISEETTNTLSGQTVPSSTENKQTQNVPNHNAQPIAINTEEAESAQTASYTNINENNDTSDDGLHVNQPAKHHIEAQSEDVTNHTNSNHSNSSIPENKATTESSSKPKKRGKRSLDTNSGNDTTSTTQNTDPNLSNTGPNGINTVITFDDLGIKTSTNRSRPEVKVVDSLNGFTMVNGGKVGLLNSVLERTSVFDSADPKNYQAIDNVVALGRIKGNDPNDHDGFNGIEKEFSVNPNSEIIFSFNTMTAKNRKGGTQLVLRNAENNQEIASTDIQGGGVYRLFKLPDNVHRLKVQFLPMNEIHSDFKRIQQLHDGYRYYSFIDTIGVNSGSHLYVKSRQVNKNVKNGKEFEVNTRIENNGNFAAAIGQNELTYKVTLPENFEYVDNSTEVSFVNGNVPNSTVNPFSVNFDRQNHTLTFSSNGLNLGRSAQDVARFLPNKILNIRYKLRPVNISTPREVTFNEAIKYKTFSEYYINTNDNTVTGQQTPFSINVIMNKDDLSEQVNKDIIPSNYTLASYNKYNKLKERAQTVLDEETNNTPFNQRYSQTQIDDLLHELQTTLINRVSASREINDKAQEMTDAVYDSTELTTEEKDTLVDQIENHKNEISNNIDDELTDDGVERVKEAGLHTLESDTPHPVTKPNARQVVNNRADQQKTLIRNNHEATTEEQNEAIRQVEAHSSDAIAKIGEAETDTTVNEARDNGTKLIATDVPNPTKKAEARAAVTNSANSKIKDINNNTQATLDERNDAIALVNRSKDEAIQNINTAQGNDDVTEAQNNGTNTIQQVPLTPVKRQNAIATINAKADEQKRLIQANNNATTEEKADAERKVNEAVITANQNITNATTNRDVDQAQTTGSGIISAISPATKIKEDARAAVEAKAIAQNQQINSNNMATTEEKEDALNQVEAHKQAAIATINQAQSTQQVSEAKNNGINTINQDQPNAVKKNNTKTILEQKGNEKKSAIAQTPDATTEEKQEAVSAVSQAVTNGITHINQANSNDDVDQELSNAEQIITQTNVNVQKKSQARQALIAKTNERQSTINTDNEGTIEEKQKAIQSLNDAKNLADEQITQAASNQNVDNALNIGISNISKIQTNFTKKQQARDQVNQKFQEKEAELNSTPHATQDEKQDALTRLTQAKETALNDINQAQTNQNVDTALTSGIQNIQNTQVNVRKKQEAKTTINDIVQQHKQTIQNNDDATTEEKEVANNLVNASQQNVISKVDNATTNNQIDGIVSDSRQSINAITPDTSIKRNAKNDIDIKAADKKIKIQRINDATDEEIQEANRKIEEAKIEAKDNIQRNSTRDQVNEAKTNGINKIENITPATTVKSEARQAVQNKANEQINHIQNTPDATNEEKQEAINRVSAELARVQAQINAEHTTQGVKTIKDDAITSLSRINAQVVEKESARNAIEQKATQQTQFINNNDNATDEEKEVANNLVIATKQKSLDNINSLSSNNDVENAKVAGINEIANVLPATAVKSKAKKDIDQKLAQQINQIQTYQTATTEEKEAAIQLANQKSNEARTAIQNEHSNNGVAQAKSNGIHEIELVMPDAHKKSDAKQSIDNKYNEQSNTINTTPDATDEEKQKALDKLKIAKDAGYNKVDQAQTNQQVSDAKTEAIDTITNIQANVAKKPSARVELDSKFEDLKRQINATPNATEEEKQDAIQRLNGKRDEVKNLINQDRRDNEVEQHKNIGLQELETIHANPTRKSDALQELQTKFISQTELINNNKDATNEEKDEAKRLLEISKNKTITNINQAQTNNQVDNAKDNGMNEIATIIPATTIKTDAKTAIDKKAEQQVTIINGNNDATDEEKAEARKLVEKAKIEAKSNITNSDTEREVNGAKTNGLEKINNIQPSTQTKTNAKQEINDKAQEQLIQINNTPDATEEEKQEATNRVNAGLAQAIQNINNAHSTQEVNESKTNSIATIKSVQPNVIKKPTAINSLTQEANNQKTLIGNDGNATDDEKEAAKQLVTQKLNEQIQKIHESTQDNQVDNVKAQAITAIKLINANAHKRQDAINILTNLAESKKSDIRANQDATTEEKNTAIQSIDDTLAQARNNINGANTNALVDENLEDGKQKLQRIVLSTQTKTQAKADIAQAIGQQRSTIDQKQNATTEEKQEALERLNQETNGVNDRIQAALANQNVTDEKNNILETIRNVEPIVIVKPKANEIIRKKAAEQTTLINQNQDATLEEKQIALGKLEEVKNEALNQVSQAHSNNDVKISENNGIAKISEVHPETIIKRNAKQEIEQDAQSQIDTINANNKSTTEEKSAAIDRVNVAKIDAINNITNATTTQLVNDAKNSGNTSISQILPSTAVKTNALAALASEAKNKNAIIDQTPNATAEEKEEANNKVDRLQEEADANILKAHTTDEVNNIKNQAVQNINAVQVEVIKKQNVKNQLNQFIDNQKKIIENTPDATLEEKAEANRLLQNVLTSTSDEIANVDHNNEVDQALDKARPKIEAIVPQVSKKRDALNAIQEAFNSQTQEIQENQEATNEEKTEALNKINQLLNQAKVNIDQAQSNKDVDNAKTRSIQDIEQIQPHPQTKATGRHRLNEKANQQQSTIATHPNSTIEERQEASAKLQEVLKKAIAKIDKGQTNDDVEKTVVNGIAEIENILPATTVKDKAKADVNAEKEQKNIQINSNDEATTEEKLVASDNLNHVVETTNQAIEDAPDTNQVNVEKNKGIGTIRDIQPLVVKKPTAKSKIESAVEKKKTEINQTQNATHDEVREGLNQLNQIHEKAKNDVNQSQTNQQVENAEQNSLDQINNFRPDFSKKRNAVAEIVKAQQNKIDEIEQEFSATQEEKDNALQHLDEQVKEIINSINQANTDNEVDNAKTSGLNNITEYRPEYNKKKNAILKLYDVSDTQEAIINGYPDATEDELQEANSKLNKILLDAKKQIGLAHTNNEVDDIYNEVSQKMKTILPRVDTKAVARSVLNALAKQLIKTFENTADVTHEERNDAINHVKEQLSLVFNAIEKDRKDIQVAQDELFGLNELNSIFINITQKPTARKAISGMASQLNNSINNTPYATEEERQIALNKVKAIVDDANEKIREANTDSEVLGTKSNAITLLQAISADVQVKPQAFEEINAQAEIQRERINGNSDATREEKEEALKQVDTLVNHSFITINNVNKNQEVYDTKDKTIEAIHKIKPISTIKPQALNEITIQLDAQRDLIKNNKESTVEEKASAIDKLIKTAARIAEAIDKAQTNEEVKNIKKQSIDEISKILPVIEIKSAARNEIHQKAEVIRGLINDNEEATKEEKDIALNQLDTTLTQANVSIDQALTNEAVNRAKEIANSEINKISVIAIKKPEAIAEIQELADKKLNKFKQSQEATIEEKQSAINELEQALKSAINHIHQSQNNESVSAALKESISLIDSIEIQAHKKLEAKAYIDGYSDDKINDISSRATNEEKQIFVSKLKALINRAHKQIDEAETFVSIETIVRNFKVEADKLNSIVRKKAKASKEIELEADHVKQMINANLSASTRVKQNARTLINEIVSNALSQLNKVTTNKEVDEIVNETIEKLKSIQIREDKILSSQRSSTSMTEKSNQCYSSENNTIKSLPEAGNADKSLPLAGVTLISGLAIMSSRKKKKDKKVND; this is encoded by the coding sequence ATGAATCTATTTAGAAAACAGAAATTTAGTATTAGAAAATTTAATATAGGTATTTTTTCAGCATTAATAGCTACAGTCGCATTTTTAGCTCATCCGGGGCAAGCAACAGCATCAGAACTGGAACCTTCTCAAAATAATGACACTACAGCTCAATCTGATGGAGGGTTAGAAAACACATCTCAGTCTAATCCTATAAGTGAGGAAACCACAAATACATTATCTGGGCAAACAGTACCTTCATCTACTGAAAATAAGCAAACACAAAATGTTCCTAATCATAACGCTCAACCAATTGCAATAAATACTGAAGAAGCTGAATCTGCTCAAACAGCATCTTATACCAATATCAATGAAAATAATGATACGAGTGACGATGGGTTACATGTTAATCAGCCGGCTAAACATCATATTGAAGCCCAATCTGAAGATGTAACAAATCACACGAACTCAAATCATTCAAATTCATCGATTCCAGAAAATAAAGCTACAACAGAATCATCAAGTAAACCTAAAAAAAGAGGGAAAAGATCATTAGATACAAATAGCGGAAATGACACGACAAGTACAACTCAAAATACGGATCCAAATTTAAGTAATACAGGTCCAAATGGCATTAACACTGTAATTACATTTGATGATTTAGGAATTAAGACAAGTACTAATCGCTCTCGACCTGAGGTAAAGGTAGTTGATAGTCTAAATGGCTTTACAATGGTTAATGGTGGTAAGGTCGGTTTATTAAATAGTGTGTTAGAACGTACAAGCGTGTTTGATAGTGCCGATCCGAAAAATTATCAAGCAATAGATAATGTCGTAGCCTTAGGACGTATTAAAGGAAATGATCCGAATGATCATGATGGTTTCAACGGTATAGAAAAAGAATTTTCAGTGAACCCTAATTCTGAGATAATATTTTCATTTAATACAATGACTGCTAAAAACAGAAAAGGTGGAACTCAATTAGTTTTAAGAAATGCAGAAAATAATCAAGAAATTGCTTCAACTGATATTCAAGGAGGCGGCGTATATCGTTTATTCAAGTTACCTGATAACGTACATAGGTTAAAAGTTCAATTTCTACCTATGAACGAAATACACTCAGATTTTAAAAGAATTCAACAGCTACATGATGGGTATAGATACTATTCTTTTATAGATACAATTGGTGTTAATTCTGGTTCACATCTATATGTGAAATCAAGACAAGTTAACAAAAATGTAAAGAATGGTAAAGAATTTGAAGTTAATACTCGTATAGAGAATAATGGTAACTTCGCTGCTGCTATAGGTCAAAATGAACTTACTTATAAAGTAACACTACCAGAAAATTTCGAATACGTTGATAATTCAACTGAAGTTTCATTTGTTAACGGGAATGTGCCTAATTCTACGGTAAATCCGTTTTCAGTTAATTTCGATAGACAAAATCATACTTTAACGTTTAGTAGTAATGGTTTAAATTTAGGAAGAAGTGCTCAGGATGTTGCTAGATTCTTGCCCAATAAAATACTAAATATTAGATACAAGCTTAGACCTGTCAACATCTCAACGCCACGTGAAGTGACTTTCAATGAAGCAATTAAATATAAGACATTTTCTGAATATTACATTAACACTAATGACAATACTGTTACTGGTCAACAAACACCTTTCAGTATTAATGTCATCATGAATAAAGACGATTTATCAGAACAGGTCAATAAGGATATCATCCCATCGAACTATACACTTGCTTCTTATAATAAATATAATAAGTTGAAAGAACGTGCTCAGACTGTTCTGGATGAAGAAACAAACAATACACCTTTTAACCAAAGATACTCTCAAACTCAAATTGATGATTTGTTACACGAATTACAAACAACACTAATAAATCGTGTGAGTGCTTCGAGAGAAATTAATGATAAAGCTCAAGAAATGACTGATGCTGTATATGATAGTACAGAATTAACTACTGAAGAAAAAGATACATTAGTTGATCAAATTGAAAATCATAAAAATGAAATTTCTAATAACATTGATGATGAACTTACAGATGATGGTGTTGAAAGAGTCAAAGAGGCTGGATTACATACTCTAGAAAGTGATACTCCACATCCAGTAACAAAACCAAATGCACGACAAGTTGTGAATAACAGAGCAGATCAACAAAAGACGCTTATACGTAACAATCATGAGGCAACTACCGAAGAACAAAATGAAGCGATTAGACAAGTTGAGGCACATTCATCTGATGCTATCGCCAAAATAGGTGAGGCAGAAACAGATACCACTGTAAATGAAGCTAGAGACAATGGTACGAAATTAATAGCTACAGATGTTCCAAATCCAACTAAAAAAGCAGAAGCTAGAGCGGCAGTTACCAACAGTGCAAATTCAAAAATTAAGGATATCAACAATAATACACAAGCAACATTAGACGAGAGAAATGATGCTATCGCACTTGTTAATAGATCAAAAGATGAAGCAATTCAAAATATTAACACTGCACAAGGTAATGATGATGTCACTGAAGCACAAAATAATGGAACGAATACGATACAACAAGTACCATTAACTCCAGTGAAAAGACAAAATGCAATAGCAACTATCAATGCTAAAGCGGATGAACAAAAACGTTTAATTCAAGCAAACAATAATGCAACGACTGAAGAAAAAGCTGATGCAGAGCGTAAAGTTAATGAAGCAGTCATAACTGCAAATCAAAATATTACCAATGCAACTACTAATAGAGATGTTGATCAAGCACAAACAACTGGAAGTGGTATCATATCTGCTATTAGTCCTGCAACGAAGATTAAAGAGGATGCACGTGCAGCAGTAGAAGCTAAAGCTATTGCACAAAATCAACAAATTAATTCAAATAATATGGCAACAACTGAAGAAAAGGAGGATGCATTAAATCAAGTAGAAGCACATAAGCAGGCCGCAATAGCAACTATCAATCAAGCGCAGTCAACTCAGCAAGTTTCTGAAGCTAAGAATAATGGCATAAATACTATTAATCAAGATCAACCTAACGCAGTTAAGAAAAATAATACAAAAACAATATTAGAACAAAAAGGAAACGAGAAAAAGTCAGCAATAGCTCAAACACCTGATGCTACCACTGAAGAGAAACAAGAAGCTGTCAGTGCTGTTTCGCAAGCTGTTACCAATGGCATTACCCATATCAACCAAGCAAATTCTAATGATGATGTTGATCAAGAACTTAGTAATGCAGAACAAATTATTACTCAAACTAATGTCAATGTTCAAAAAAAATCTCAAGCCAGACAAGCATTGATTGCTAAAACAAATGAAAGGCAGAGTACGATTAATACTGACAATGAAGGCACTATAGAAGAAAAACAAAAAGCAATTCAAAGTTTGAATGATGCTAAAAATTTAGCTGATGAACAAATTACACAGGCTGCTTCTAATCAAAATGTCGACAACGCCTTAAATATAGGTATAAGTAATATCAGTAAAATACAGACTAATTTCACTAAAAAGCAACAAGCTAGAGACCAAGTAAATCAAAAGTTCCAAGAAAAAGAAGCTGAGTTAAATTCAACACCTCATGCAACTCAAGATGAAAAACAAGATGCGTTAACTAGATTAACACAAGCAAAGGAAACTGCACTCAACGACATAAATCAAGCACAAACAAATCAAAATGTGGATACAGCACTTACTAGTGGAATTCAAAATATTCAAAATACACAAGTTAATGTTAGGAAAAAGCAAGAAGCCAAAACTACGATTAATGATATTGTTCAACAACATAAACAAACTATACAAAATAATGATGATGCTACAACTGAAGAGAAGGAAGTCGCAAATAATTTAGTTAATGCATCACAGCAAAATGTAATTAGTAAGGTTGATAATGCTACAACGAATAATCAAATTGATGGTATTGTGAGTGATAGTAGACAAAGCATAAATGCAATTACACCTGATACATCAATTAAAAGAAATGCTAAAAATGATATTGATATTAAAGCAGCTGATAAGAAAATAAAAATTCAAAGAATAAATGATGCTACAGATGAAGAAATTCAAGAAGCGAATCGTAAAATTGAAGAAGCTAAGATTGAAGCAAAAGATAATATTCAACGCAATAGTACTAGAGATCAAGTAAATGAAGCGAAAACTAATGGAATAAATAAAATAGAAAATATAACACCAGCAACTACTGTGAAATCTGAAGCTAGACAAGCAGTACAGAATAAAGCAAATGAACAGATTAATCATATTCAAAACACGCCTGATGCAACTAATGAAGAAAAACAAGAGGCAATAAATAGAGTAAGTGCTGAATTAGCAAGAGTTCAAGCACAAATAAATGCAGAACATACAACCCAAGGTGTCAAAACTATCAAAGACGACGCGATAACTTCTTTATCTCGAATTAATGCACAAGTTGTTGAGAAAGAGTCTGCAAGAAATGCAATCGAACAAAAGGCAACACAACAAACGCAATTTATTAATAATAATGATAATGCTACAGATGAAGAAAAAGAGGTCGCCAACAATTTAGTTATCGCTACAAAACAAAAATCATTAGATAATATTAACTCCTTATCTTCAAATAATGATGTTGAAAATGCTAAAGTAGCAGGAATAAATGAAATAGCTAACGTTTTACCAGCAACCGCTGTTAAGTCAAAAGCAAAAAAAGATATTGATCAAAAACTCGCGCAACAGATTAATCAAATTCAAACGTATCAAACTGCTACAACTGAGGAAAAAGAAGCGGCTATTCAATTGGCAAATCAAAAATCAAATGAAGCAAGAACAGCAATTCAAAATGAACATAGTAACAATGGTGTCGCACAAGCTAAATCTAACGGCATTCATGAAATTGAATTAGTTATGCCAGATGCGCACAAAAAATCTGATGCTAAACAAAGTATCGATAATAAATATAATGAGCAAAGTAATACTATCAACACTACACCAGATGCAACAGATGAAGAAAAGCAAAAAGCATTAGATAAATTAAAAATAGCTAAAGATGCAGGATACAACAAAGTTGATCAAGCGCAAACAAACCAACAAGTATCTGATGCAAAAACTGAGGCTATAGATACGATAACTAATATTCAAGCAAATGTTGCAAAAAAACCATCCGCTCGAGTGGAATTAGATTCAAAGTTTGAGGATTTAAAGCGTCAAATCAATGCAACGCCCAATGCTACAGAAGAAGAAAAACAAGATGCAATTCAAAGATTGAATGGTAAAAGAGATGAAGTTAAGAATCTAATAAATCAAGATAGACGTGACAATGAAGTTGAACAGCACAAAAATATTGGACTTCAAGAATTAGAAACGATTCATGCTAATCCAACTAGAAAATCTGATGCGCTCCAAGAGTTACAAACTAAATTTATTTCACAAACAGAGTTAATTAATAATAACAAAGATGCAACTAATGAAGAAAAAGATGAAGCCAAACGACTTCTTGAGATTAGTAAAAATAAAACTATAACAAATATCAATCAAGCGCAAACTAATAATCAAGTTGATAATGCTAAAGATAACGGCATGAATGAGATTGCTACCATAATACCAGCAACAACAATTAAAACAGATGCAAAAACGGCTATTGATAAAAAAGCTGAGCAACAAGTTACAATCATCAATGGTAACAACGATGCAACAGATGAAGAAAAAGCAGAGGCTAGAAAGCTGGTTGAAAAAGCGAAAATTGAAGCCAAATCTAATATTACAAATAGTGATACTGAAAGGGAAGTCAATGGTGCTAAAACCAATGGGTTAGAAAAAATAAACAATATTCAACCATCAACTCAAACTAAAACAAATGCTAAGCAAGAAATAAATGACAAAGCTCAAGAACAATTAATCCAAATTAATAACACGCCTGATGCAACCGAAGAAGAAAAGCAAGAGGCAACAAATAGAGTCAATGCTGGATTAGCACAAGCAATACAAAATATTAATAATGCACATAGTACTCAAGAAGTAAATGAATCTAAAACAAATAGTATTGCTACAATCAAGAGTGTACAACCCAATGTGATCAAAAAACCGACTGCTATAAATAGTTTGACTCAAGAAGCTAATAATCAAAAGACGTTAATAGGTAATGATGGTAATGCTACTGATGATGAAAAAGAGGCTGCAAAGCAATTAGTGACCCAAAAATTAAATGAACAAATTCAAAAAATTCATGAAAGTACACAAGATAATCAAGTTGATAACGTAAAAGCACAAGCTATCACTGCAATTAAATTGATTAATGCAAATGCACATAAAAGACAAGATGCCATTAATATTTTGACTAATCTAGCTGAAAGTAAAAAATCAGATATAAGAGCCAATCAAGATGCAACTACTGAAGAGAAAAATACGGCAATACAATCTATAGATGATACGTTGGCACAAGCACGTAACAATATTAATGGTGCAAATACAAATGCGTTAGTGGATGAGAATTTAGAAGATGGTAAGCAAAAGTTACAACGTATTGTGTTGTCAACTCAAACTAAAACACAAGCTAAAGCAGACATTGCTCAAGCAATAGGTCAACAAAGGTCGACAATAGACCAGAAACAAAATGCTACAACAGAAGAAAAACAAGAAGCCCTTGAGAGACTTAATCAAGAAACAAATGGAGTCAATGATAGAATACAAGCAGCTTTAGCAAATCAAAATGTTACAGACGAAAAAAATAATATATTAGAAACAATAAGAAATGTTGAACCTATTGTAATTGTAAAACCAAAGGCTAATGAAATAATTAGAAAAAAAGCTGCGGAACAAACGACTTTAATAAATCAAAATCAAGATGCGACACTAGAAGAAAAACAAATAGCACTTGGCAAATTAGAAGAAGTAAAGAATGAAGCGTTAAATCAAGTATCACAGGCACACTCAAATAATGATGTGAAAATTTCGGAAAATAATGGAATTGCTAAAATTTCTGAGGTCCATCCTGAGACTATAATTAAACGTAATGCTAAACAAGAAATTGAACAAGATGCGCAAAGTCAAATTGATACTATCAATGCAAATAATAAATCAACTACTGAAGAAAAATCAGCCGCTATAGATAGAGTTAATGTTGCTAAAATTGATGCTATTAACAATATTACTAATGCTACAACTACACAATTAGTTAATGATGCTAAAAATAGTGGTAACACGAGTATTAGCCAAATATTACCAAGTACAGCAGTCAAAACTAATGCATTAGCAGCTCTAGCTAGCGAAGCTAAAAATAAAAACGCTATAATAGATCAAACACCAAATGCGACAGCAGAAGAAAAAGAAGAAGCAAATAATAAAGTTGATCGTCTTCAAGAAGAAGCAGATGCTAATATCCTAAAAGCGCACACTACTGATGAAGTTAATAATATTAAAAATCAAGCTGTTCAAAATATTAACGCTGTTCAAGTTGAAGTTATCAAGAAACAAAACGTTAAAAACCAATTAAATCAATTCATTGATAATCAAAAGAAAATTATTGAAAATACGCCTGATGCAACACTAGAAGAAAAAGCTGAAGCTAATAGATTGCTTCAAAATGTACTAACTTCCACATCAGATGAAATTGCTAATGTAGATCATAACAACGAGGTTGATCAAGCTTTAGATAAAGCTAGACCAAAAATCGAGGCAATTGTACCACAAGTTAGTAAGAAACGAGATGCTTTAAATGCAATCCAAGAAGCATTTAATTCACAAACTCAAGAAATACAAGAGAACCAAGAAGCTACGAATGAAGAAAAAACTGAAGCATTAAATAAAATAAACCAATTACTTAATCAGGCTAAAGTAAATATTGATCAAGCACAGTCAAATAAAGATGTAGATAATGCGAAAACACGTAGTATTCAAGATATAGAGCAAATTCAACCACATCCACAAACAAAAGCAACCGGGCGTCACAGATTAAATGAAAAAGCTAACCAACAACAAAGTACTATTGCAACTCATCCTAATTCAACAATTGAAGAAAGACAGGAAGCAAGTGCAAAACTACAAGAAGTTCTTAAAAAAGCCATAGCTAAAATAGATAAAGGTCAAACCAATGATGATGTAGAAAAGACTGTAGTAAACGGAATAGCTGAAATTGAAAATATATTACCTGCTACTACAGTTAAAGATAAAGCTAAAGCTGATGTAAATGCTGAAAAAGAGCAGAAAAACATACAAATTAATAGTAATGATGAAGCAACGACTGAAGAAAAATTAGTTGCTAGTGACAATTTAAATCACGTTGTCGAGACAACAAATCAAGCTATTGAGGATGCACCAGATACCAACCAAGTGAATGTAGAAAAGAACAAAGGTATAGGTACAATTAGAGATATTCAACCACTTGTAGTTAAAAAACCTACTGCCAAATCTAAAATTGAAAGCGCAGTAGAAAAAAAGAAAACTGAAATTAATCAAACACAAAATGCAACTCATGATGAAGTAAGAGAGGGTTTAAATCAGTTAAATCAAATTCATGAAAAAGCCAAAAATGATGTAAATCAATCTCAAACTAATCAGCAAGTTGAAAATGCTGAGCAAAATAGTTTAGATCAAATCAATAACTTCAGACCAGATTTTAGTAAAAAACGTAATGCAGTAGCTGAAATTGTTAAAGCGCAACAAAACAAAATTGATGAAATAGAGCAAGAATTTAGTGCTACACAAGAGGAAAAAGACAATGCTTTACAACATTTAGATGAACAGGTTAAAGAAATCATTAATTCTATAAATCAAGCTAATACAGATAATGAAGTAGATAATGCTAAAACTTCTGGGTTGAATAACATAACTGAATACAGACCAGAATATAATAAAAAGAAAAATGCTATATTAAAATTATATGATGTTTCAGATACTCAAGAAGCTATAATTAATGGTTATCCTGATGCAACTGAAGATGAACTTCAAGAAGCTAATAGTAAGTTAAATAAAATACTTTTAGATGCAAAAAAACAAATTGGTCTTGCGCACACAAATAATGAAGTTGATGATATTTATAATGAAGTTTCCCAAAAAATGAAAACTATTTTACCACGTGTAGATACAAAAGCGGTAGCACGTTCTGTACTTAATGCACTTGCTAAACAATTGATTAAAACTTTTGAAAATACTGCAGATGTTACTCACGAGGAACGTAATGATGCGATTAATCATGTAAAAGAACAATTATCTTTAGTATTCAATGCCATTGAAAAAGACCGAAAGGATATACAAGTTGCGCAAGATGAATTATTTGGATTAAATGAATTAAATAGTATATTTATCAACATAACTCAAAAGCCAACTGCCAGAAAAGCAATTAGTGGTATGGCGAGTCAATTAAACAACTCTATCAATAATACGCCATATGCTACAGAAGAAGAACGACAAATTGCACTGAATAAAGTTAAGGCGATTGTTGATGATGCAAATGAAAAAATACGAGAAGCTAACACTGATAGCGAAGTACTTGGAACAAAATCAAACGCAATAACATTGTTACAAGCAATCAGTGCGGATGTACAAGTTAAACCACAAGCATTTGAAGAAATCAATGCACAAGCTGAAATTCAAAGAGAACGTATTAATGGAAATAGTGATGCGACAAGAGAAGAAAAAGAAGAAGCTTTAAAACAAGTTGATACATTAGTAAATCATTCATTTATTACAATTAATAATGTTAATAAAAATCAAGAAGTTTATGATACTAAAGACAAAACGATTGAAGCTATTCATAAAATCAAACCAATATCAACTATCAAACCACAAGCATTAAATGAAATCACTATTCAACTAGACGCTCAACGTGATTTAATAAAGAATAATAAAGAGTCTACAGTTGAAGAAAAAGCCTCGGCTATCGATAAATTAATTAAAACTGCAGCAAGAATAGCCGAAGCAATAGATAAAGCTCAAACAAATGAAGAAGTTAAAAATATTAAAAAACAAAGTATTGATGAAATTTCTAAAATACTACCTGTTATTGAAATTAAATCAGCTGCAAGAAATGAAATTCATCAAAAAGCAGAAGTTATTCGCGGATTAATTAATGATAATGAAGAAGCGACTAAAGAAGAAAAAGATATCGCATTAAATCAATTAGACACAACTCTAACACAAGCAAATGTTTCAATTGACCAAGCATTAACAAATGAAGCTGTTAATAGAGCTAAAGAAATAGCAAATTCTGAAATTAATAAAATTTCTGTCATTGCCATTAAAAAGCCTGAAGCTATAGCAGAAATTCAAGAACTAGCAGATAAAAAATTAAATAAATTTAAACAAAGTCAAGAAGCTACTATTGAAGAAAAGCAATCAGCTATCAATGAATTAGAACAAGCTTTAAAATCAGCTATTAATCATATTCATCAATCTCAAAATAATGAATCAGTGAGCGCTGCATTAAAAGAAAGTATATCTTTAATAGACTCGATTGAAATTCAAGCACATAAAAAATTAGAAGCTAAAGCATACATTGATGGATATAGTGACGATAAAATTAATGACATATCTTCTAGAGCGACTAACGAAGAAAAACAAATATTTGTAAGTAAACTTAAAGCATTAATCAATCGTGCACATAAACAGATTGACGAAGCTGAAACATTTGTTTCAATTGAAACAATTGTCCGAAACTTTAAAGTTGAAGCGGATAAATTAAACTCAATTGTACGTAAAAAAGCTAAAGCATCGAAGGAAATTGAATTAGAAGCAGACCATGTAAAGCAAATGATAAATGCAAATTTAAGTGCTAGTACTAGAGTGAAACAAAATGCTCGTACATTGATAAATGAAATTGTTAGTAACGCTTTAAGTCAACTTAATAAAGTAACCACAAATAAAGAAGTTGATGAAATAGTTAACGAAACGATTGAAAAACTTAAGTCAATACAAATAAGAGAAGATAAAATATTGAGTAGTCAACGTTCATCAACATCTATGACGGAAAAATCTAATCAATGTTATAGTTCCGAGAATAATACAATTAAATCTCTACCAGAGGCAGGAAATGCTGATAAATCACTACCATTAGCAGGAGTTACTTTAATATCTGGTTTAGCAATCATGTCCTCACGTAAAAAGAAAAAAGATAAAAAAGTAAATGACTAA